One genomic region from Candidatus Hydrogenedentota bacterium encodes:
- the nadC gene encoding carboxylating nicotinate-nucleotide diphosphorylase: MLGLRRLVREALGEDVGQGDVTTKLTVPADARCRVRLTAKQDGVLSGIAVFRSVFDMLKARVQHWEAVEDGARFVSGDVLARFEGNTAAVLTGERVALNFVQRLSGIATITRQYADAVDGLDTRICDTRKTTPLMRSLEKQAVMHGGGANHRFGLFDGVLIKENHIVAAGGVGNAVHKTIRGTHHLMKVGVEVTNLTELKEALDAGADSILLDNMSLEMMAKAVKLAKKRNVVLEASGNVTLARVRAIAETGVHYISVGELTHSAPSVDLSLLIENA, translated from the coding sequence ATGCTCGGATTACGCAGATTGGTGCGCGAGGCGCTTGGGGAAGATGTCGGGCAGGGCGACGTCACCACGAAGTTGACCGTGCCCGCGGACGCGCGGTGCCGGGTACGCTTGACCGCAAAGCAGGACGGCGTCTTGAGCGGCATCGCCGTCTTCCGCTCGGTCTTCGACATGCTCAAAGCGCGTGTGCAGCACTGGGAGGCCGTGGAAGATGGCGCCCGGTTTGTCTCGGGAGACGTGCTGGCCCGCTTCGAGGGAAACACCGCGGCAGTATTGACCGGCGAGCGGGTGGCGCTCAATTTCGTGCAGCGACTCTCGGGGATCGCAACGATCACCCGCCAATACGCCGACGCGGTGGACGGCCTCGATACGCGGATCTGCGACACTCGCAAGACGACGCCCCTGATGCGAAGCCTCGAGAAGCAAGCCGTCATGCACGGCGGCGGCGCCAATCACCGCTTCGGCCTGTTTGACGGCGTTCTGATAAAGGAGAACCACATTGTGGCCGCGGGCGGCGTAGGCAACGCGGTCCACAAGACCATCCGGGGCACCCATCACCTTATGAAAGTGGGCGTTGAGGTCACCAATCTGACAGAGCTGAAAGAGGCCCTCGATGCGGGCGCCGACTCAATACTGCTCGACAACATGAGCCTCGAAATGATGGCCAAGGCCGTCAAACTCGCGAAAAAACGCAACGTCGTGCTCGAGGCCAGCGGAAATGTGACCCTTGCCCGGGTCCGCGCCATTGCCGAGACGGGCGTCCACTACATTTCCGTCGGGGAACTCACACATTCCGCCCCCTCGGTGGACCTGTCGTTGCTCATCGAAAATGCGTAA
- a CDS encoding citrate synthase: MSSAKLVIDEKEFELRVVEGTEGEKALDITSLRSATGYITLDPGYANTGSCESAITFIDGEKGILRYRGYPIEELAGGARFPEVCHLLIYGHLPDRQELIEWRRQLTLNSYAHESMINVFDHYPPHSHPMAILSAMVSSMSAFYPEANTPETVDKAIMYLLAKAKTLAAYSYKKFRGEPIMYPLAELSYAANFLRMMFGHPAEPYEVSPVIERALDLLLILHADHEQNCSTSTVRMVGSSQANLFASVSAGISALWGPLHGGANQAVIEMLERIVNDGGDHQKYIKMAKDKNSSFRLMGFGHRVYKNLDPRARILKEACDDVLDELGATDPLLDVAKHLEEVALKDDFFIERKLYPNVDFYSGIIYRAIGIPTNMFTVMFALGRIPGWIAQWREMRLERTGRIHRPRQIYTGEKERKWIPVDER; the protein is encoded by the coding sequence ATGAGTTCAGCGAAACTGGTGATCGACGAAAAAGAGTTTGAACTCCGTGTAGTTGAAGGCACCGAGGGGGAAAAGGCCCTCGACATCACGTCGCTGCGTTCGGCCACGGGGTACATCACCCTGGATCCCGGCTATGCCAACACGGGCTCGTGCGAAAGCGCCATCACGTTCATTGACGGCGAAAAAGGCATCTTGCGGTACCGCGGCTATCCGATCGAAGAGCTGGCCGGCGGCGCGCGGTTCCCCGAGGTCTGCCACCTCCTTATCTATGGCCATCTTCCCGACCGTCAAGAATTGATCGAGTGGCGCAGACAGCTCACTCTGAACAGCTATGCGCACGAGAGCATGATCAACGTGTTCGACCACTATCCCCCTCATTCACACCCGATGGCCATCCTGTCCGCGATGGTATCGAGTATGTCGGCGTTTTACCCCGAGGCCAATACGCCCGAGACGGTCGACAAAGCAATCATGTATCTGCTGGCAAAGGCAAAGACCCTCGCCGCTTACTCTTACAAGAAGTTCCGCGGCGAGCCCATTATGTATCCGCTGGCCGAATTGAGTTACGCCGCCAACTTCCTGCGCATGATGTTTGGCCATCCCGCGGAGCCGTACGAAGTGTCGCCCGTGATCGAGCGTGCTCTCGACCTCCTGCTGATCCTCCACGCCGACCACGAGCAGAACTGCAGCACCTCGACGGTACGCATGGTCGGCAGCAGCCAGGCAAATCTGTTCGCGTCGGTGTCGGCGGGCATTTCCGCGCTCTGGGGACCCCTGCATGGCGGCGCAAATCAGGCCGTAATCGAAATGCTCGAGCGAATCGTGAATGACGGCGGTGATCATCAGAAGTATATCAAGATGGCCAAAGACAAGAATTCGAGCTTCCGCCTGATGGGATTCGGCCACCGGGTCTACAAAAACCTCGATCCGCGGGCCCGAATCCTCAAGGAGGCCTGCGACGATGTGCTCGACGAATTGGGCGCCACGGACCCGCTGCTGGACGTCGCGAAACATCTCGAAGAAGTCGCGTTGAAAGACGATTTCTTCATCGAGCGCAAACTGTACCCGAACGTCGACTTCTACAGCGGCATCATCTACCGGGCCATCGGCATTCCCACGAATATGTTCACGGTGATGTTCGCGCTGGGGCGGATCCCGGGCTGGATAGCCCAGTGGCGCGAAATGCGCCTCGAGCGAACCGGGCGAATTCACCGCCCCCGCCAAATCTATACGGGTGAAAAAGAACGCAAATGGATTCCCGTGGACGAGCGGTAG
- a CDS encoding DUF255 domain-containing protein, with protein MTRTALFPKPIIAIGLSLALLTTAAPGFTAESDGIQWVHSLEAAKTQAKAENKLIFMDVYAEWCGPCKIMARDTFPDPTVIKALENYVSVKIDADKAPEITRQYRILGVPTLFVLTADGAPLHQESGSLPPEGILALLETAKVRLEKITALEKEVHMAPDNVSKAVELARMYTDTGRAADAVTLLESTQPKIESVSQSTKGDFMFALGLAYLLDRAYDKGVQTLEQFVEAQPAHAESERAKDLIPRGKVFDAMARVDKGEYDQAAKILTQLTKTSTEPQITRFAENMLAQLEVLGKPAPDWDVTWVGEQSPSPQTLKGKVVALAFVEPEGGQSVEIAQKLQALKQEHGGEGLETVAIVSSLDGAQAADAANVRTWIEENSLTCPVAIDGQGRSTLERYKGQRTPWFVLIGRDGVVHYLGTFDEGEVRRKLTSLLGVEAPA; from the coding sequence ATGACGAGAACCGCCCTGTTCCCTAAGCCTATCATTGCCATTGGTTTAAGTCTGGCCCTGCTGACAACGGCCGCGCCCGGTTTCACGGCCGAGTCAGACGGTATTCAGTGGGTACACAGTCTGGAGGCGGCCAAAACGCAAGCCAAAGCCGAGAACAAGCTCATCTTCATGGACGTATACGCGGAGTGGTGCGGGCCCTGCAAGATTATGGCGAGAGACACATTTCCCGACCCCACGGTTATCAAGGCACTCGAAAACTACGTTTCCGTCAAGATCGATGCGGACAAAGCGCCTGAGATCACGCGGCAATACCGTATCCTGGGGGTACCCACGTTGTTCGTGCTCACCGCCGACGGGGCCCCCCTTCACCAAGAGTCCGGTTCTCTGCCGCCGGAAGGTATCCTGGCCCTTCTTGAGACCGCCAAGGTCCGCCTGGAGAAGATCACTGCGCTCGAGAAAGAAGTACACATGGCCCCGGACAATGTAAGCAAGGCCGTGGAACTTGCGCGGATGTACACGGATACCGGCAGGGCCGCGGATGCCGTTACGTTGCTCGAGAGTACCCAGCCAAAGATCGAAAGCGTCTCACAGTCCACGAAAGGCGACTTCATGTTCGCGCTGGGCCTGGCATACTTGCTCGACCGCGCATACGACAAAGGCGTGCAGACGCTCGAGCAGTTCGTCGAAGCGCAACCCGCTCATGCCGAGAGCGAGCGCGCCAAGGACCTCATTCCGCGCGGCAAGGTATTCGATGCTATGGCGCGAGTAGACAAGGGTGAATACGACCAGGCCGCGAAGATCCTGACCCAGCTCACGAAAACGTCCACTGAACCGCAGATCACGCGGTTTGCGGAGAACATGCTGGCGCAACTCGAGGTCTTGGGCAAGCCGGCGCCTGATTGGGATGTGACGTGGGTGGGCGAGCAGTCCCCCTCGCCTCAGACTCTGAAAGGCAAGGTTGTTGCGCTCGCCTTTGTCGAGCCCGAAGGCGGCCAGAGCGTCGAAATCGCCCAGAAGCTTCAGGCTCTGAAACAAGAACACGGCGGCGAAGGACTCGAGACCGTGGCCATTGTCTCATCGTTGGACGGCGCCCAGGCGGCGGATGCCGCCAACGTGCGAACGTGGATAGAAGAAAACAGCCTTACCTGCCCCGTGGCGATTGATGGACAGGGGCGCTCGACCTTGGAACGGTACAAAGGCCAACGGACGCCGTGGTTTGTCCTAATAGGTCGTGACGGCGTGGTCCATTACCTTGGCACGTTTGACGAAGGCGAGGTCAGGCGCAAGTTGACAAGTCTTCTCGGAGTGGAGGCCCCGGCATAA
- a CDS encoding RNA polymerase sigma factor, whose protein sequence is MNQNRWGMEPESRQWEERALRAAVLSGDEAAWRVLYERHFDALFAHVHARVGSDPDRAQEAVQECWMTAVRRIRSFEPSRGSFGNWLRGIADRVLLGQRRRWARRQRLAEAGPRLYRDSAADAPSEAAERVAWILAGLPEDYAAVLRAKYEEQRPVAAIAESWGRSVKAVESLLSRARAAFRKSWADLDAENASDKGQYHEHT, encoded by the coding sequence GTGAACCAGAACAGGTGGGGGATGGAGCCGGAAAGCCGCCAGTGGGAAGAACGGGCGTTGCGGGCCGCGGTGCTCTCTGGAGACGAGGCCGCGTGGCGTGTGCTCTATGAAAGGCATTTTGATGCCCTGTTCGCTCACGTTCACGCGCGAGTGGGCAGCGATCCAGACCGCGCGCAGGAAGCGGTCCAGGAGTGTTGGATGACGGCGGTGCGGCGGATCCGGTCCTTCGAACCCTCGCGGGGCAGTTTTGGCAACTGGCTTCGAGGCATCGCGGACCGGGTGCTGCTTGGACAGCGCAGACGGTGGGCGCGGAGGCAGCGTCTGGCGGAAGCAGGCCCGCGCTTGTACCGGGATTCGGCGGCGGATGCGCCTTCGGAAGCTGCCGAGCGGGTGGCCTGGATATTGGCGGGTTTGCCCGAAGATTACGCGGCCGTGCTCCGCGCCAAGTATGAGGAACAGCGTCCCGTAGCCGCAATCGCGGAATCCTGGGGCCGGAGCGTGAAAGCGGTTGAATCGCTCCTGTCCCGCGCGCGTGCGGCTTTCCGGAAAAGTTGGGCGGACCTGGACGCGGAGAACGCCTCAGACAAAGGACAATACCATGAGCATACGTGA
- a CDS encoding PilZ domain-containing protein, whose protein sequence is MTSPLAKGKAAFVRYWEERKPVTILEVCRDTVAVTLPQGPLPAERVGVTLEIPTLDGLVCYHTHVAIAPRAGDDVLLLRRSASVKRFDRRATWRVPLHTRTRVSRPGEPRSFPAVVVDVSAQGAQLFTSGHFELAETISFRLHLPEELPRQVFAKVVRSMAECCDGQAACTLGVLFQDLSRPARKALTFYIWRRLQELFPRETHMLFRRSRESEIELRLGLNRTPGDNGPPEGGKTAIPREGTKESP, encoded by the coding sequence GTGACATCACCGCTGGCCAAAGGCAAGGCGGCGTTCGTGCGCTATTGGGAAGAGCGCAAACCGGTGACCATTCTTGAGGTGTGCCGGGACACCGTTGCCGTAACGCTGCCGCAAGGGCCTTTGCCGGCGGAGAGGGTGGGCGTGACCCTGGAAATTCCCACGCTGGACGGTCTTGTCTGCTACCACACCCATGTCGCTATTGCCCCCCGTGCTGGAGACGACGTATTGCTGCTCCGGCGCTCCGCCAGCGTTAAGCGGTTTGACCGGCGGGCCACGTGGCGCGTGCCGCTGCACACGCGCACCCGGGTTTCGCGCCCGGGCGAACCGCGTTCGTTTCCGGCGGTCGTGGTGGACGTGAGCGCCCAAGGCGCGCAGCTCTTCACGAGCGGGCATTTCGAGCTTGCCGAGACGATCTCGTTTCGGCTGCATCTTCCCGAGGAATTGCCCCGCCAGGTTTTCGCGAAAGTGGTACGCTCGATGGCGGAGTGCTGCGACGGGCAGGCCGCTTGCACCCTTGGCGTCCTTTTCCAGGACCTTTCCAGACCCGCGCGCAAGGCATTGACTTTCTATATCTGGAGACGCCTTCAGGAGCTTTTCCCGCGCGAAACGCACATGTTGTTCCGGAGAAGCCGCGAGAGCGAGATCGAGCTCCGCCTCGGATTGAATCGCACGCCCGGCGACAACGGGCCGCCGGAGGGGGGCAAAACAGCGATTCCCAGGGAGGGAACCAAGGAGTCGCCATGA
- a CDS encoding PEP/pyruvate-binding domain-containing protein, producing the protein MSPMDGIFSTGIPELDRVLCGIRPGDNIVWEVESIADYARLVKPFVETALEQGRRIRYFRFARHEPLVQPYEGVEVVHLDPQAGFETFLDGIHQVIEAAGRGAYHIFDSLSDLTADWYCDQMVGNFFLLTCPYLYELDTVAYFALLRRFHSSFATVPISQTAQIHLEVYHRGDKLYVHPLKVDDRSSPTMYLLHELDGETVRPVFESHTISEILTSSPRSALGLSQYHLGVWARTFVQAEALLEQVRAGIASPAAVQAMFERLLRMAISRDERVLKLAAKYFSLEDMVAIGKRLLGTGLIGGKSVGMLLARAILERAAPHWKDRLEVHDSFYIPSDVFYTFLVRNGCWKIRKRQLKSKDYLEGAEEARQLILAGTFPPYIEKRFEDMLDYFGQSPIIVRSSSLLEDNFGNSFAGKYESVFCANQGSREERLEKFMVAVKTVYASTMSKPALTYRARFNLIHRDEQMALLIQRVSGGQHGSFHFPQIAGVGYSFNPYVWDPNIDPKAGMLRLVFGLGTRAVDRSDDDYTRLVALNAPERRPGAESEDLTRHSQHKVDAIDLENNTLTTTDFSEVCEEARSVPVHLFATRDLRIERMARERGMRAVAPNVLTFDGLLKKTAFVEHMREMLSILEEAYETPVDIEFTANFISDDAYKLNLVQCRPLQIKGNGRELAPAAKIDPADLLLEVHGPVIGHSRLDAIDRIIYVVPSLYGQMPVKERYAVARLIGLLNHLTEQSDNPPITMLLGPGRWGTTTPSLGIPVNFSEINTVSVLCEIVAMREDLVPDCSFGTHFFSELVEMDMLYMALLPTHKGNFLNERFFKGTPSVLTRLVPEAEELEPIVRVIDVAELPSGRLVKIHADTLRQRLMCYLETPLPE; encoded by the coding sequence ATGAGCCCCATGGATGGGATCTTCAGCACCGGCATCCCTGAACTGGACCGCGTACTGTGCGGCATCCGTCCGGGGGACAATATCGTGTGGGAGGTGGAGTCGATCGCCGACTACGCGAGGCTGGTCAAGCCCTTCGTTGAAACTGCGCTCGAACAAGGCCGCCGGATTCGATACTTCCGGTTTGCGCGCCACGAACCCCTCGTTCAGCCCTACGAGGGGGTCGAGGTTGTGCATCTTGACCCACAAGCGGGGTTCGAGACGTTTCTCGACGGCATCCACCAGGTGATCGAGGCTGCAGGAAGAGGGGCGTATCATATCTTCGACAGTCTGTCGGACCTCACAGCGGACTGGTACTGCGACCAGATGGTGGGCAACTTCTTCCTGCTCACGTGCCCGTATCTGTATGAACTCGATACGGTGGCCTATTTCGCGCTGTTGCGCAGGTTCCACTCGTCGTTTGCGACCGTCCCCATCTCGCAAACCGCGCAGATTCACCTTGAGGTGTATCACAGAGGCGACAAACTCTATGTGCACCCGCTGAAGGTCGATGACCGCAGTTCGCCTACGATGTACCTCTTGCACGAACTCGACGGGGAGACGGTCCGCCCCGTGTTTGAAAGCCACACCATTTCCGAGATCCTGACGTCGAGCCCGCGTTCGGCATTGGGCCTCTCGCAGTATCATTTGGGAGTGTGGGCGCGCACCTTTGTGCAGGCCGAGGCATTGCTCGAGCAGGTCCGGGCGGGCATTGCATCGCCGGCCGCCGTTCAAGCCATGTTTGAACGGCTGCTGCGCATGGCCATCTCGCGCGATGAACGCGTGCTGAAGCTTGCCGCCAAGTATTTCAGTCTCGAAGACATGGTAGCCATCGGCAAACGGCTGCTGGGCACGGGCCTCATCGGCGGGAAATCCGTCGGGATGCTGCTTGCCCGGGCCATTCTCGAACGGGCGGCCCCCCACTGGAAAGACCGCCTCGAGGTGCACGATTCTTTCTATATTCCGTCAGACGTTTTCTACACCTTCCTGGTTCGCAACGGCTGCTGGAAGATTCGTAAACGGCAGCTCAAGTCGAAAGACTACCTCGAGGGCGCCGAAGAAGCGCGCCAGTTGATCCTGGCAGGCACGTTCCCGCCGTACATCGAGAAGCGGTTCGAGGATATGCTGGACTATTTCGGCCAATCCCCGATTATCGTGCGTTCGAGCAGTCTTCTCGAGGACAATTTCGGCAATTCCTTCGCGGGCAAGTACGAAAGCGTGTTCTGCGCCAACCAGGGCTCGCGCGAGGAACGGCTCGAAAAGTTCATGGTGGCGGTCAAGACCGTGTATGCGAGCACCATGAGCAAACCGGCGCTTACCTACCGCGCACGGTTCAACCTGATTCATCGCGACGAACAAATGGCCCTCCTCATACAACGCGTGTCGGGGGGGCAGCATGGGTCGTTCCATTTCCCGCAGATTGCCGGCGTCGGGTATTCCTTCAACCCGTATGTGTGGGATCCGAACATCGATCCCAAAGCCGGGATGTTGCGTCTGGTGTTCGGGCTCGGCACCCGGGCCGTGGACCGGTCCGACGACGATTACACGCGGCTGGTGGCCCTCAATGCTCCCGAGAGACGCCCCGGCGCGGAATCGGAAGACCTTACCCGGCACTCGCAACACAAAGTGGATGCCATTGATCTGGAGAACAACACGCTCACTACAACCGATTTCAGCGAGGTCTGCGAAGAGGCGCGGAGTGTGCCCGTACACCTCTTCGCGACGCGCGACCTGCGCATCGAGCGTATGGCCCGCGAAAGGGGCATGCGGGCCGTTGCGCCAAACGTGCTCACGTTTGACGGTCTTCTGAAAAAGACCGCGTTTGTGGAACATATGCGCGAGATGCTCTCGATATTGGAGGAGGCCTACGAAACACCCGTGGATATCGAGTTCACCGCGAACTTCATTTCGGACGACGCGTACAAGCTCAACCTGGTACAGTGCCGCCCGCTGCAGATAAAGGGCAACGGACGGGAACTGGCCCCGGCCGCCAAGATCGACCCGGCAGACCTGTTGCTCGAGGTCCATGGCCCCGTGATCGGCCACAGCCGTCTCGACGCCATCGACCGGATCATCTATGTCGTGCCGTCCCTGTACGGCCAGATGCCCGTAAAGGAGCGCTATGCGGTCGCGCGCCTGATTGGACTTCTCAACCATCTCACCGAACAGAGCGACAACCCGCCCATCACCATGCTGCTGGGCCCCGGCCGCTGGGGAACCACGACGCCGTCGCTGGGCATTCCCGTCAACTTCTCCGAGATCAACACCGTATCCGTCCTGTGCGAGATTGTGGCCATGCGCGAGGACTTGGTACCCGATTGCTCCTTTGGCACGCATTTCTTCAGCGAACTGGTCGAGATGGACATGCTCTACATGGCGCTCTTGCCCACTCACAAGGGGAATTTCCTGAACGAGCGCTTCTTCAAGGGCACCCCGAGCGTATTGACGCGTCTGGTGCCCGAAGCCGAAGAACTCGAACCCATCGTGCGCGTCATTGACGTCGCGGAGTTGCCCAGCGGCCGGCTGGTGAAGATTCATGCTGACACGTTGCGACAACGTCTGATGTGCTATCTTGAGACGCCCCTGCCGGAGTGA
- a CDS encoding DUF2239 family protein: MEVHAVQQCTAFEGSRCIASGALADVVGKVKEAMDRDEKASILIFDDYTSELVEVDFRGSVADVLAKLETSAAESGPAVQTPEMDPAAPRGPGRPRLGVIAREVTLLPRHWDWLNSQPGGASVTLRKLVEEARRANIERDKVRHAQETTYRFMAAMAGNLPGFEEAARSLYARDAARFNDFTDSWPADIRGHARKLSLAVWG, translated from the coding sequence ATGGAGGTACACGCGGTTCAACAGTGTACGGCGTTTGAAGGCAGCCGGTGTATTGCGTCAGGCGCTCTGGCGGATGTCGTTGGGAAGGTGAAAGAGGCCATGGACCGGGATGAGAAAGCGTCCATTCTGATCTTTGACGATTACACCAGTGAGCTTGTGGAAGTGGACTTCCGCGGCAGCGTGGCGGACGTCCTGGCGAAACTGGAGACATCGGCAGCGGAATCAGGGCCGGCCGTCCAAACACCGGAGATGGACCCGGCCGCTCCGCGGGGACCGGGCCGTCCCCGGCTGGGAGTCATCGCCCGGGAAGTGACCTTGTTGCCGCGGCACTGGGACTGGCTGAACAGCCAGCCGGGCGGCGCCTCGGTGACGCTTCGGAAACTTGTCGAGGAAGCGCGGCGCGCCAACATCGAGCGGGACAAAGTGCGTCATGCGCAGGAAACGACGTACCGGTTCATGGCCGCCATGGCCGGCAACCTGCCCGGTTTCGAGGAAGCCGCGAGGTCGCTGTATGCGCGCGATGCGGCCCGCTTCAACGATTTCACTGATTCCTGGCCCGCCGATATCCGCGGCCATGCCCGGAAACTTTCGCTGGCGGTATGGGGGTAG
- the gpmI gene encoding 2,3-bisphosphoglycerate-independent phosphoglycerate mutase, whose product MSKLSLKKLAKYNAFPGPVVLVIMDGVGIGKRDESDGVHMAYTPVLDELFKEPLYMQLKAHGKAVGLPTDDDMGNSEVGHNALGAGRVFSQGARLVNEAIQSGKIFAGAAWQSIKERAANGGTVHFIGLLSDGNVHSHIKQLYALIDRCAHDGMPRVRVHPLMDGRDVGEKSALDYVEPLEARLAALSKDGKDYRIGSGGGRMVTTMDRYFADWTVVERGWKAHVLGEGRQFASASEAVKTYYAEDPDVTDQYLPSFVIAENGKPAGTIQDGDAVVFFNFRGDRAIEISMAFEQQDFSGFDRQRVPNVFYAGMMEYDGDAHIPRNFLVEPPAIDKTIGQYLCAAGVTSYAISETQKYGHVTYFWNGNNSGYIDARFEKYDEVPSDKVPFDQRPWMKAADITDAVIAQIRKGDRKFIRLNFANGDMVGHTGVPISVRIAVESVDLGLRRILPVVRAAKGILIVTADHGNADCMWTEKKGKRDPMVAHTLNPVPFIIKDFSEANTITMSGVKDPGLSNVAATLLNLLGYEKPDDYDPSLVTLG is encoded by the coding sequence ATGAGCAAACTGAGTCTCAAGAAACTGGCGAAATACAACGCGTTCCCCGGCCCGGTGGTCCTGGTCATCATGGACGGCGTCGGCATTGGCAAACGCGACGAATCCGATGGCGTGCACATGGCGTATACCCCCGTTCTGGACGAGTTGTTCAAGGAACCGCTCTACATGCAGTTGAAAGCCCACGGTAAAGCGGTCGGACTGCCCACGGATGACGACATGGGCAACTCGGAAGTCGGGCACAATGCCCTGGGCGCGGGCCGCGTCTTCTCGCAGGGCGCGCGCCTGGTCAACGAAGCAATCCAATCGGGCAAAATCTTCGCCGGCGCGGCGTGGCAATCCATAAAAGAGCGTGCGGCCAACGGCGGGACCGTCCATTTCATCGGACTCCTGTCGGACGGCAACGTGCACAGCCACATCAAGCAGTTGTACGCCCTCATCGATCGTTGCGCCCACGACGGCATGCCGCGCGTGCGCGTGCATCCCCTGATGGACGGGCGTGACGTGGGCGAAAAGAGCGCCCTAGACTATGTCGAGCCCCTCGAGGCCAGGCTGGCGGCCCTGAGCAAAGACGGAAAAGACTACCGCATCGGTTCCGGCGGCGGCCGCATGGTCACTACCATGGACCGCTATTTCGCGGACTGGACGGTCGTCGAGCGCGGCTGGAAAGCCCACGTCCTCGGCGAAGGCCGGCAGTTTGCCTCGGCCAGCGAAGCCGTCAAGACATACTATGCGGAAGATCCCGACGTCACCGACCAGTATCTGCCCAGTTTCGTCATCGCCGAGAACGGCAAACCCGCCGGGACTATCCAAGACGGCGACGCGGTGGTGTTCTTCAATTTCCGGGGCGACCGGGCCATCGAGATCTCGATGGCGTTCGAGCAGCAGGATTTCAGCGGCTTCGACCGTCAGCGGGTACCTAACGTGTTCTATGCGGGCATGATGGAGTACGACGGCGATGCCCACATCCCAAGGAATTTCCTGGTGGAGCCGCCCGCCATCGACAAGACCATCGGCCAATACCTGTGCGCGGCGGGGGTCACCTCGTACGCCATCTCCGAAACTCAGAAATACGGGCACGTTACCTATTTCTGGAACGGCAACAATTCGGGCTACATCGACGCGAGATTCGAAAAGTACGACGAGGTCCCCTCCGATAAGGTCCCCTTCGATCAACGGCCCTGGATGAAAGCCGCCGACATCACCGACGCGGTCATCGCGCAGATTCGGAAGGGCGACCGGAAATTCATCCGTCTCAACTTCGCCAACGGCGATATGGTCGGCCACACGGGCGTGCCGATCTCCGTGCGTATCGCGGTGGAATCCGTTGACCTTGGCCTGCGCCGCATCCTCCCCGTGGTGCGGGCGGCCAAGGGCATCCTGATCGTCACCGCGGACCACGGCAATGCCGACTGCATGTGGACCGAAAAGAAGGGCAAACGAGATCCCATGGTGGCGCACACGTTGAATCCCGTGCCGTTCATCATCAAGGATTTCTCGGAAGCCAACACGATCACGATGAGCGGCGTCAAGGACCCCGGGTTGAGCAATGTCGCCGCGACCCTGCTGAACCTGCTGGGCTACGAAAAGCCGGACGACTACGACCCCTCGCTGGTCACCCTGGGCTGA
- a CDS encoding nucleoside hydrolase, which translates to MRKIHGLLAAITFGLAASVSGAVPLLYTTDLLHPHADPDDHFDVATLFGMPEFDLRGVVFDLGPIGKDRPGLVALRQMMHLTGREVPFATGLVECLASPEDTGRGQPEQAQRGVGLILRALAESPEPITVFTTGSLRDVAAALNRNEGLCRDKIARLYVNAGHSGGEKEYNVEIDPHAYVRVLNSGLPIYLVPCFGVDGYESLWQFTHAEALDDAAPEIQRFFAYALTKADPAQQDPIKALDEPIPDDVRRGIWQQERRMWCTGAFLHAAGRSCTTCSFREAGVQVEPSGRTTVGPVGVGHPMKVFHIDKPGEEYRAEMLAALKQALESFKN; encoded by the coding sequence ATGCGCAAGATACATGGGTTACTGGCCGCGATAACATTCGGGTTAGCGGCTTCCGTCAGCGGGGCGGTGCCGCTCCTATACACCACCGACCTGCTGCATCCCCACGCCGACCCCGACGACCACTTCGATGTCGCAACGCTTTTCGGAATGCCGGAATTCGACCTGCGCGGAGTGGTTTTCGACCTCGGGCCGATCGGCAAGGACCGGCCGGGGCTCGTCGCGCTGCGGCAAATGATGCATTTGACCGGCAGGGAAGTCCCCTTCGCGACAGGATTGGTCGAATGCCTGGCGTCGCCGGAAGATACGGGCCGAGGCCAGCCCGAACAGGCTCAGCGCGGAGTCGGCCTCATCCTTCGGGCGCTCGCTGAAAGTCCGGAACCCATCACCGTGTTCACGACGGGCAGCCTCCGCGACGTAGCGGCCGCCCTGAACCGCAACGAAGGCTTGTGCCGCGACAAGATCGCCCGGCTCTACGTCAACGCCGGCCATTCGGGCGGCGAGAAGGAATACAACGTTGAGATCGACCCCCACGCCTACGTCCGTGTTCTGAACAGCGGTCTCCCGATATACCTGGTGCCCTGTTTCGGTGTGGATGGCTACGAATCGCTCTGGCAATTCACTCATGCCGAAGCCCTCGATGATGCCGCCCCCGAAATCCAGCGCTTTTTCGCCTATGCCCTCACCAAGGCCGACCCTGCCCAGCAGGACCCCATCAAAGCCCTCGATGAACCCATTCCCGATGACGTGCGCCGCGGCATCTGGCAACAGGAACGGCGCATGTGGTGCACGGGAGCGTTTCTCCACGCCGCGGGCCGTTCCTGCACGACCTGCTCTTTTCGCGAAGCCGGGGTTCAGGTCGAGCCATCGGGACGCACAACCGTCGGCCCGGTGGGCGTGGGGCATCCCATGAAGGTGTTTCACATCGACAAGCCCGGCGAAGAATATCGCGCCGAGATGCTCGCCGCGCTCAAACAGGCTCTTGAGTCATTCAAGAATTGA